A window of Thermococcus aggregans contains these coding sequences:
- a CDS encoding Cdc6/Cdc18 family protein, with protein MVNTKINLKEIIRKEFQSNNILKNPSVLTESYVPEYLLFRENEVTEIARHFGRYARGIHPGHLLIHGPPSTGKTHAIKLVIKTYTEFVKENDINSKILYINCKDRTYYQTLITLLHNLGINFPERGLGIGEAIDALVTYLKNSEERPIFVFDEIDKLKKTYKDKEDPMNALIYRMSRLDEVIDKEGPLIVMISNKANILERIEHATIAKFIPRTLYFREYNSEELFEILRDRAEKALLPGSFDDESIRYLVELIKQNEKDLRWGFKILTEAALRTSEKLTKEIINEAMKSVERNILHTTINSLTNHQLVILWSIAFLEENKILPVTGEVYQTYKLVCEELGWRPRSMRHVMHYITPKIESIGLITSREKGLGRGKGRTLVFHLTENSHIILKTVEMVLSERLHRKFDPKEIPEILQITIQQRR; from the coding sequence GTGGTTAATACGAAAATAAATCTCAAAGAGATAATTCGTAAAGAGTTCCAAAGCAACAACATACTAAAAAATCCCAGTGTTCTTACCGAGAGCTATGTTCCAGAATATCTCCTTTTTAGAGAGAATGAAGTAACTGAAATAGCGAGACATTTTGGTAGATATGCAAGAGGAATCCATCCAGGCCACCTATTAATTCATGGGCCTCCGAGTACTGGAAAAACTCATGCAATAAAGCTTGTCATAAAGACGTATACAGAATTTGTAAAAGAAAACGATATCAATTCAAAGATACTATACATAAATTGCAAAGATAGAACATATTATCAAACATTGATAACACTTTTGCATAATTTGGGTATAAATTTCCCGGAACGGGGATTGGGGATCGGAGAAGCCATTGACGCTCTTGTTACTTATTTAAAAAATAGTGAAGAAAGACCTATTTTTGTTTTTGATGAAATAGACAAGCTCAAAAAGACATATAAAGATAAGGAAGACCCCATGAATGCTTTAATCTATAGGATGTCGAGATTAGATGAGGTTATAGACAAAGAAGGGCCTTTGATTGTGATGATATCCAATAAGGCCAACATACTGGAAAGAATTGAACATGCCACGATAGCAAAATTTATACCTCGGACTTTGTATTTCAGAGAATATAACAGTGAAGAATTGTTTGAGATACTTAGAGATAGGGCAGAAAAAGCACTCCTACCCGGGAGTTTTGATGACGAATCTATCAGGTATTTGGTCGAATTGATAAAGCAAAATGAGAAAGACCTGAGATGGGGATTTAAAATCCTAACGGAAGCTGCTCTGAGAACCTCTGAAAAACTTACGAAGGAGATTATTAATGAAGCCATGAAAAGCGTAGAACGTAACATATTGCACACTACAATAAATTCTTTGACTAATCACCAGTTGGTCATTCTATGGTCTATTGCCTTTTTGGAGGAAAATAAGATTCTTCCTGTAACTGGAGAAGTTTACCAAACATACAAACTAGTGTGTGAAGAACTAGGATGGAGACCCCGCAGTATGAGACATGTAATGCATTATATAACTCCCAAAATAGAGAGTATTGGACTAATAACATCAAGGGAGAAAGGTCTAGGGCGCGGGAAAGGACGTACTCTTGTATTCCACTTAACAGAGAACTCCCACATAATACTAAAAACTGTCGAAATGGTGCTTTCTGAGAGGCTTCATAGGAAATTCGACCCTAAAGAAATTCCGGAGATACTTCAAATAACTATTCAACAGAGAAGGTGA
- a CDS encoding neutral/alkaline non-lysosomal ceramidase N-terminal domain-containing protein, whose protein sequence is MKIGWAKVDITPENPMPLAGYALRTGRSSDILDRIYGRILYIDSVVIIALDLLIVDEKLREEIALKVSKELGIPESNVIVTATHTHSAPESSLSFLTNLWGIEDEREIIKNYQEFIITRLAEALKKINFDNTSLFAGKAIIEGVSSNRIDPNGIVDKESVFLFDSKKKTIALNFSCHPTVLPYSNNKISGDLAGAISRLFEKEFNVALFLNGAAGNVSTRFTRKSQKYEEVNRLAKLFFSQVKNKLNSCEKLTGDVDLTWKKLKVKPKQPPSRTKIEDFEAELLAKLNQSNISSQERRIIENNLLGVQILKKISEYLKKINVINFNIAKLTIGENFVALFTPAEMFVEYQITAKRISPYKYTMFVGYANGYTAYIPFEPLKEDTYEVAVSIVDPSEYQRIKGTIEKLLTK, encoded by the coding sequence ATGAAGATTGGTTGGGCAAAAGTTGATATAACGCCTGAAAACCCAATGCCTCTAGCAGGGTATGCACTTAGAACTGGAAGAAGTAGTGACATCTTAGATAGGATCTACGGGAGGATATTATATATTGATTCTGTAGTTATAATTGCTCTAGATCTACTTATTGTCGATGAAAAACTTCGAGAAGAGATAGCACTGAAAGTAAGCAAAGAACTTGGGATTCCAGAAAGCAACGTGATAGTAACTGCAACGCACACTCATTCAGCTCCGGAGTCATCTTTAAGTTTTTTAACAAATTTGTGGGGAATAGAGGACGAAAGAGAAATAATAAAAAATTACCAAGAATTTATAATTACACGTCTAGCTGAGGCATTAAAGAAAATAAACTTTGACAACACATCGCTTTTTGCGGGAAAAGCAATAATTGAAGGGGTCTCATCAAACAGGATTGATCCAAATGGAATAGTTGACAAAGAGTCTGTATTCTTATTTGATTCAAAAAAGAAAACCATAGCTTTGAACTTCTCTTGCCATCCAACAGTTCTTCCTTACTCAAACAATAAGATTTCTGGTGATTTAGCTGGTGCAATTTCAAGACTTTTTGAAAAAGAGTTCAATGTAGCGCTCTTTCTCAATGGAGCTGCTGGAAACGTAAGTACAAGATTTACTAGAAAATCCCAGAAATATGAAGAAGTGAATAGACTAGCGAAGCTTTTCTTTTCTCAAGTGAAAAACAAGCTCAATAGTTGTGAGAAACTTACGGGTGATGTGGATTTAACGTGGAAAAAACTTAAAGTTAAACCCAAACAACCACCAAGCAGGACAAAAATCGAAGATTTTGAAGCAGAGCTCCTTGCAAAGCTAAATCAAAGTAACATTTCCTCCCAAGAGCGCAGGATAATTGAAAACAACCTCTTAGGAGTTCAGATTTTAAAAAAGATTTCAGAGTATCTCAAAAAAATCAATGTGATAAACTTCAATATTGCAAAGCTTACTATAGGAGAAAATTTTGTTGCATTATTTACACCAGCGGAAATGTTCGTTGAATACCAGATCACAGCTAAGCGAATTTCCCCCTACAAGTATACGATGTTTGTTGGATATGCAAATGGGTACACTGCTTATATACCCTTTGAACCTCTCAAGGAGGACACCTATGAAGTAGCCGTTTCAATCGTAGATCCCTCAGAATACCAAAGAATAAAAGGAACTATAGAGAAGCTCTTGACAAAGTGA
- the nagA gene encoding N-acetylglucosamine-6-phosphate deacetylase — translation MSKVILTNARVITPFEEIYPGTVEIENGIIKKVYEGRTSGGENLEGKIVAPGFIDVHTHGIGGFDVTYSAMGGSEQEVEETLIKMSEKYLTHGVVYFLPTTVTASHEVLLTAAKGVKNAVSYQKDQLTGAKIGGLHLEGPYINKEKKGAQNPEFIRLPNIQELKEYWKASEGNIKTITIAPELEGALEFIQYARRLGVSVSLGHTNATYEEAKAAIYAGANRASHLYNAMRPINHRDPGVIAAALESPQVYVELITDLIHLSPEIIKFTVNHTGIERVVVITDSIIATDLPDGEYSLGGLKVIVKDGICRLEDGTLAGSTLTMDKALRNLIQTGFSLKDAIRAMTYNPARAIELHKSGAILPGYSADLVILDEDLNVDSVYINGKNMLS, via the coding sequence ATGTCGAAAGTAATTTTAACCAATGCAAGAGTAATAACTCCCTTTGAAGAAATTTATCCCGGAACTGTAGAGATTGAAAACGGAATAATAAAAAAGGTTTACGAAGGGAGGACTTCTGGCGGAGAGAACTTAGAGGGTAAGATAGTTGCTCCCGGATTCATTGACGTGCATACTCATGGGATAGGGGGATTTGATGTCACATACAGTGCTATGGGAGGATCGGAGCAAGAAGTTGAAGAAACTCTAATCAAAATGAGCGAGAAGTATTTAACGCACGGGGTGGTATACTTTCTTCCCACTACTGTGACAGCTTCTCATGAAGTCCTTTTGACGGCGGCTAAGGGAGTTAAAAATGCAGTCAGTTATCAAAAGGATCAACTAACAGGAGCAAAGATTGGGGGATTACATTTAGAAGGACCTTATATAAATAAGGAAAAGAAAGGAGCCCAAAATCCAGAGTTTATTCGTCTTCCCAACATCCAAGAGCTTAAAGAATACTGGAAGGCTTCTGAAGGCAACATAAAAACTATAACAATTGCTCCAGAATTGGAAGGAGCACTAGAGTTCATCCAGTACGCAAGAAGGCTAGGAGTCTCTGTGTCTTTAGGGCATACAAATGCTACGTATGAAGAGGCAAAAGCCGCAATATATGCGGGGGCAAACAGAGCGAGTCATTTATATAATGCCATGAGACCCATAAATCACAGGGATCCTGGAGTAATTGCGGCGGCACTAGAAAGCCCGCAGGTGTATGTGGAATTAATAACAGACTTAATCCACCTCTCCCCAGAGATTATCAAATTTACTGTAAACCACACAGGAATTGAAAGGGTTGTCGTAATTACTGATTCGATTATTGCAACCGATTTACCTGATGGAGAGTATTCTCTAGGAGGGTTGAAAGTAATAGTCAAAGATGGAATTTGTCGCTTAGAGGATGGCACACTCGCGGGGAGTACCCTAACTATGGACAAAGCCTTGAGAAACTTGATTCAAACAGGATTTTCTCTAAAAGACGCCATTAGAGCTATGACATATAATCCGGCAAGAGCTATAGAACTTCACAAAAGTGGAGCGATATTACCAGGGTATTCAGCTGATCTAGTTATTTTGGACGAGGATCTGAATGTGGACTCAGTATACATAAATGGAAAAAATATGTTGAGTTGA
- a CDS encoding SIS domain-containing protein, producing MELLDEAYSVVNSLLERVKEEEKENIENAAKILAKSLEKGGILHVIGAGHSAIIGEELSYRAGGLVPVNPIMDTDINVYHGAFKSTEMEHVEGYAEIVLKAMGVQKDDTVLVVSTSGVNVFPVETAIKAKSIGCPVIAITSVEYSRSLAPRNKYNKRLFEVADVVIDNKVPRGDAILQIPGFKMKIFPVSTITGAFIAQSIVALAIKELVEKGIEPPVFLSAHLPGAKEHNSKVIERYRARLKYL from the coding sequence ATGGAACTTTTGGATGAAGCCTATTCGGTTGTTAACTCCCTATTGGAAAGGGTGAAAGAGGAAGAGAAAGAAAATATTGAAAACGCAGCCAAAATACTAGCAAAGTCTCTAGAAAAGGGCGGGATATTGCATGTAATTGGGGCTGGCCACTCGGCAATAATTGGTGAAGAGCTCTCCTATAGAGCTGGAGGACTAGTTCCTGTAAACCCAATAATGGATACTGACATAAACGTTTACCACGGAGCCTTTAAGTCAACAGAAATGGAACATGTAGAAGGATATGCAGAAATAGTGTTGAAAGCGATGGGTGTCCAAAAAGATGATACAGTACTGGTAGTATCTACTTCTGGGGTTAACGTGTTTCCCGTAGAGACCGCTATAAAAGCAAAATCTATTGGATGCCCAGTTATTGCAATAACATCTGTGGAATATTCTAGAAGCTTAGCTCCTAGAAACAAGTATAACAAACGACTCTTTGAAGTAGCTGATGTTGTTATAGACAATAAAGTTCCAAGAGGAGACGCCATATTACAGATCCCGGGATTCAAGATGAAAATTTTCCCGGTATCCACTATTACTGGGGCATTTATAGCCCAATCAATCGTCGCTTTAGCAATTAAAGAACTAGTTGAGAAAGGAATTGAGCCTCCTGTATTCCTAAGTGCACACCTACCTGGCGCCAAAGAGCACAATTCTAAAGTAATTGAGAGATATAGGGCTCGTTTAAAATATCTATAG
- a CDS encoding SIS domain-containing protein, which translates to MPKFDLITWNKNNYISIGSTNLKEMPPGTNFLLNTNKYETGINSSFIIRKEESTAITAIEGLPKTPLKELSEKLWQIFQSTGSENDFAKRLKDALSRETGAFSIVGYFKEREEEFLIAFSTYRDIFIDQNGESVFLTTINELAPEEVYRLPPNSLAFWSSQKRTFVGTKKKTRISRQFKHRMIREIYETPYVLKRTYFLKDYPSIQLATEMIRNTERIWVVGSGSSLNGGLELQYFLPELDIIAIPAFEFKLHKLSSLDKDDTVVAITQSGNTWGVLEVVKESKKGGANVISITNNPSLGKVTKYSDVIIPILAGYEAAIPATKSFTGTLGVLYLLALTSRKKLGLINDNEMEKRLQNFSDFTNKLPDILPQYETSAKTIAKYLSNLRGGYIISAGMTYPIAVEGALKLKEAAYSHAEPIELEEYLHGPSAALSEDMYNIVIQPCEEFAKKRFLQKFEKFHENLGHFVVIGATQEVQKKAKNTENISLVNIDYSDTMLYPFHAVLFVQLLSYWLGVYNNTPIDFPRGLVKMVEK; encoded by the coding sequence ATGCCGAAGTTTGATCTTATCACTTGGAACAAAAATAACTACATCTCTATTGGATCCACTAATCTCAAAGAAATGCCTCCTGGAACGAATTTTTTACTGAATACAAACAAATATGAAACTGGGATAAATTCAAGTTTTATTATCAGAAAAGAAGAAAGTACTGCAATAACTGCTATTGAAGGACTTCCAAAGACGCCCCTTAAAGAACTCTCAGAAAAACTCTGGCAGATTTTCCAAAGTACGGGTTCTGAAAATGACTTTGCCAAAAGGTTAAAAGATGCTTTAAGTCGTGAAACTGGCGCATTCTCAATTGTCGGTTACTTTAAAGAAAGGGAAGAAGAATTTTTAATAGCCTTTTCGACATATAGAGACATATTTATTGATCAAAATGGAGAAAGTGTTTTTTTAACTACGATTAACGAGCTAGCTCCAGAAGAAGTTTATAGGCTCCCGCCGAATTCTTTAGCATTTTGGTCGTCACAAAAGCGAACGTTTGTAGGAACCAAGAAAAAAACGAGAATAAGTCGACAATTTAAACACCGTATGATAAGGGAAATTTATGAGACCCCGTACGTTTTAAAGAGAACATACTTCCTTAAAGATTACCCGTCTATACAGCTGGCAACGGAAATGATTAGAAATACTGAAAGAATATGGGTAGTTGGGAGTGGTTCTTCTCTAAACGGAGGGCTTGAACTCCAGTATTTCCTCCCAGAACTTGATATAATTGCGATTCCTGCATTTGAATTTAAACTACACAAGCTTTCATCCCTTGATAAAGACGACACAGTAGTAGCAATAACACAATCTGGTAACACGTGGGGAGTTCTAGAAGTTGTAAAGGAATCCAAAAAAGGAGGGGCAAATGTAATATCGATTACAAATAATCCGTCCTTGGGTAAGGTAACAAAGTATTCAGATGTTATCATTCCAATATTGGCTGGATATGAAGCAGCAATTCCTGCTACAAAAAGCTTTACAGGGACTTTAGGAGTTCTCTATCTGCTAGCTCTAACTTCCAGGAAAAAGCTTGGCTTGATTAATGACAATGAAATGGAAAAGCGATTACAGAACTTTTCAGATTTCACGAACAAATTACCTGATATACTTCCCCAGTATGAAACCTCAGCAAAAACAATTGCAAAATACCTCTCTAACTTGAGAGGCGGGTACATAATATCTGCTGGAATGACATATCCCATAGCTGTCGAAGGTGCTCTCAAGCTAAAAGAAGCAGCGTACTCCCATGCTGAACCCATTGAGCTTGAAGAGTACCTTCACGGCCCCAGCGCAGCCCTTTCTGAGGATATGTATAATATAGTAATACAACCATGCGAAGAATTTGCAAAGAAACGATTCCTTCAGAAGTTTGAAAAATTCCATGAAAATCTAGGCCATTTTGTTGTAATTGGGGCAACTCAAGAGGTTCAGAAAAAGGCCAAAAACACTGAAAACATTTCTCTTGTAAATATTGATTATTCCGACACAATGCTATATCCCTTCCACGCCGTACTGTTTGTTCAACTCCTCTCTTACTGGCTTGGGGTGTATAACAACACCCCAATAGATTTCCCCCGAGGTTTGGTAAAAATGGTTGAGAAATAA
- a CDS encoding PTS system mannose/fructose/N-acetylgalactosamine-transporter subunit IIB — MPIKLIRIDDRYIHGQVTVGWVSAYGIQEIWLVDDKLATNEFLKKIQLAMAPPGKKVEIITIQEAIEKLKNKNYDASKNIMIIFATPESCRKVLENVRINDVDWINVGQSGWKEGKIVVTKNFSVDEKDVEEFKKLVDLGYRLVYQMLPDEKPQDFYELLKRKGLT, encoded by the coding sequence ATGCCTATAAAACTAATAAGAATAGACGATAGGTATATTCATGGACAAGTAACGGTTGGTTGGGTAAGTGCTTATGGAATACAAGAGATCTGGTTAGTAGATGACAAATTGGCAACAAATGAATTTTTGAAAAAAATTCAACTCGCAATGGCCCCACCAGGAAAGAAAGTAGAGATTATTACAATTCAAGAGGCAATAGAAAAACTCAAAAACAAAAACTATGATGCTTCGAAGAACATAATGATAATCTTTGCCACGCCAGAGTCATGTAGAAAAGTTCTCGAAAATGTACGTATAAATGATGTAGACTGGATTAACGTCGGACAATCAGGGTGGAAAGAGGGAAAAATAGTTGTTACAAAGAACTTTTCAGTTGACGAGAAAGACGTTGAAGAATTTAAAAAGCTTGTGGACCTAGGATATCGGTTAGTTTACCAAATGCTTCCAGACGAAAAACCTCAGGATTTCTATGAGCTCCTAAAGAGGAAAGGTCTAACATAA
- a CDS encoding HPr family phosphocarrier protein: MLEAKLKIKNKTGLHARPAAMFVETARKFKSEITILKGNNSANAKNILQVLALGIEYGDEIILRVSGEDESDALKELVHLVEEVLPQEDN, encoded by the coding sequence ATGCTTGAAGCTAAACTTAAAATAAAAAATAAAACTGGATTGCATGCGAGACCAGCAGCAATGTTTGTCGAAACTGCTAGAAAATTTAAGTCGGAGATTACCATACTTAAAGGGAACAACTCAGCCAATGCAAAAAACATTCTTCAAGTTTTGGCGTTGGGTATTGAATATGGAGACGAAATTATATTAAGAGTAAGTGGGGAAGATGAAAGTGATGCACTAAAAGAACTTGTACATCTTGTGGAGGAGGTATTACCACAAGAGGATAATTAG
- a CDS encoding PTS sugar transporter subunit IIA codes for MNKRIIIMGHGPFPSALKESAKMLLGKVAENIVAIELYPQDTAEKIKQKLEDTLQATEEALIFADILGGTPSRVIAEVVLASNKKYEVVSGVNLPMVLQALIDLNEKDVKTLAREIAVQGKGSIVVLSERFSE; via the coding sequence ATGAACAAGAGGATAATAATAATGGGACATGGGCCTTTCCCCTCAGCACTTAAGGAAAGTGCAAAAATGCTTTTGGGAAAAGTTGCAGAAAATATAGTTGCAATAGAGCTCTATCCCCAAGATACTGCAGAGAAAATAAAACAAAAACTAGAAGACACACTACAAGCAACCGAAGAAGCACTTATTTTTGCAGATATCCTTGGGGGTACTCCTTCAAGGGTTATTGCTGAAGTTGTTTTAGCTTCTAATAAGAAGTACGAGGTTGTTTCAGGTGTAAATTTACCAATGGTCCTTCAAGCATTGATTGATCTTAATGAAAAGGACGTTAAAACTCTTGCTAGAGAGATTGCAGTTCAAGGAAAGGGCTCAATTGTAGTGCTTTCAGAAAGGTTTTCTGAGTGA
- a CDS encoding PTS system mannose/fructose/sorbose family transporter subunit IID produces the protein MKRENGKERAILIGLIVFFALLMSPAVKAAGGGSATITFGQVLATTILVMIAVFEFLGFRPIGIGEPLVIGALTGIIVGIPKTALVLSALLQLVYLGMYPIGGAAAPDATVATVVAVFFAKILGYTSVDPSQLSSLIAFAVPIGILSMYLEVLLARTGCTPYAHLADKVIEQGNVDRLQLIVTLGTFQWALSKAIPILLFGILGASEGAVETIRSFVQNATVAKVMDALGVAGAMMPAIGLAYLMKLMFDRSMIPWFIFGYILAAYLNMPILGIALMIIALALALKADAVKSVFESVGEENVDTSKSILSKKDLLKTYLKIAFMSQWAWNYERMQGQAYANIMKGIEKKLRKTKEELVEWMKMHNEFFNTNPAMIPFVVGLDASLEEKGADIDTIRSIKTMLMGPLAGLGDGLFWFTWRPIAFGLGASLALNGSSLGPILAVILWFGLIVPVTWKLLNMGYKYGERVVGILQSGQFEVIREIGAMLAIGIIGALGVTYINIHTPVTITFQSGEAFKLQEAIDMILPRLLPLATLLGTYQLYRKGVTPGKALVIIFVVGFVLGLVGFLSV, from the coding sequence ATGAAACGAGAAAACGGTAAAGAAAGGGCAATTTTGATAGGACTGATAGTGTTTTTTGCCCTCTTAATGTCTCCAGCGGTGAAAGCGGCAGGTGGAGGAAGTGCTACTATCACATTTGGCCAGGTACTTGCAACAACAATTCTTGTTATGATAGCAGTCTTTGAGTTCTTAGGTTTCAGGCCAATTGGAATAGGAGAGCCTCTTGTCATTGGTGCACTTACAGGAATAATTGTTGGAATTCCAAAAACAGCTCTAGTTTTATCAGCTTTGCTTCAACTAGTATATTTGGGTATGTACCCAATAGGGGGTGCAGCTGCCCCAGACGCTACTGTTGCTACAGTTGTTGCAGTATTTTTCGCAAAGATTCTTGGTTATACCTCAGTAGATCCATCTCAGCTTTCATCTCTTATAGCATTTGCAGTTCCAATCGGTATCCTTTCGATGTATTTAGAAGTCTTGCTAGCAAGAACAGGATGTACCCCGTATGCCCACTTAGCGGATAAGGTAATAGAACAAGGAAATGTAGATCGACTTCAACTTATAGTAACACTTGGAACATTTCAGTGGGCTCTTTCAAAAGCAATTCCTATCTTATTGTTTGGAATTTTGGGAGCTTCGGAAGGAGCAGTTGAAACAATAAGATCTTTTGTGCAAAATGCTACAGTTGCAAAGGTAATGGACGCACTTGGCGTTGCTGGAGCAATGATGCCAGCTATTGGTCTTGCATACCTAATGAAACTTATGTTCGACAGGTCAATGATACCTTGGTTTATCTTTGGTTACATTCTAGCTGCATATCTAAATATGCCAATTCTTGGAATTGCACTAATGATTATCGCACTAGCTCTCGCACTTAAGGCCGATGCTGTTAAATCCGTATTTGAATCTGTAGGTGAAGAAAATGTAGATACCAGTAAGTCTATTCTTTCCAAGAAGGATCTTTTGAAAACATACTTAAAAATTGCCTTCATGAGCCAGTGGGCATGGAACTACGAAAGAATGCAGGGACAAGCTTATGCTAATATTATGAAAGGTATAGAAAAGAAACTGAGAAAAACAAAGGAAGAACTTGTTGAATGGATGAAAATGCACAATGAATTCTTCAATACTAATCCAGCGATGATACCATTCGTTGTTGGACTTGATGCTTCTCTTGAAGAAAAGGGAGCAGATATAGACACAATAAGATCTATTAAAACAATGCTGATGGGACCATTAGCTGGTCTTGGAGATGGATTATTCTGGTTTACATGGAGACCGATAGCATTTGGTTTAGGAGCATCCTTGGCACTCAACGGAAGCTCACTTGGACCAATTCTTGCAGTAATTCTCTGGTTTGGACTGATAGTCCCAGTTACGTGGAAGCTTCTTAACATGGGATACAAGTATGGTGAAAGAGTAGTTGGAATTCTTCAAAGTGGTCAGTTTGAAGTCATAAGAGAGATTGGAGCAATGCTTGCAATAGGCATAATCGGAGCGCTTGGAGTCACTTATATAAACATTCATACTCCCGTTACCATAACATTCCAAAGCGGAGAAGCATTTAAGTTGCAAGAAGCAATTGACATGATACTTCCAAGGCTTCTACCACTTGCGACATTACTTGGAACTTATCAACTTTACAGAAAGGGTGTTACTCCAGGAAAAGCTTTAGTAATAATCTTCGTTGTTGGTTTCGTACTTGGTCTCGTAGGCTTTTTGAGTGTGTAG